The Felis catus mitochondrion, complete genome genome includes the window CACAACTAGATACATCCACCTGATCCATCACTATTATATCAATAATTATAACACTATTTATTGTATTCCAACTAAAAATCTCAAAATACTTATATCCATCAAACCCAGAACCTAAATCCATAACCACACTAAAACAACGGAATCCCTGAGAAAAAAAATGAACGAAAATCTATTCGCCTCTTTCACTACCCCAACAATAATAGGATTACCTATTGTTATTTTAATTATTA containing:
- the ATP8 gene encoding ATP synthase F0 subunit 8, whose product is MPQLDTSTWSITIMSMIMTLFIVFQLKISKYLYPSNPEPKSMTTLKQRNPWEKKWTKIYSPLSLPQQ